From a single Raphanus sativus cultivar WK10039 chromosome 3, ASM80110v3, whole genome shotgun sequence genomic region:
- the LOC108847808 gene encoding cytochrome c-2: MASFDEAPPGNPKAGEKIFRTKCAQCHTVDKGAGHKQGPNLNGLFGRQSGTTPGYSYSAANKNMAVMWEEKTLYDYLLNPKKYIPGTKMVFPGLKKPQDRADLIAYLKEGTA; the protein is encoded by the exons ATGGCGTCGTTCGATGAAGCACCTCCTGGAAACCCTAAGGCCGGAGAGAAGATCTTCAGAACCAAGTGTGCGCAGTGCCACACCGTCGACAAAGGTGCCGGTCACAAACAAG GACCAAACTTGAACGGATTGTTTGGAAGGCAATCTGGAACGACTCCAGGGTATTCTTACTCTGCTGCCAACAAGAACATGGCCGTCATGTGGGAGGAGAAGACTCTCTACGATTACTTGTTGAACCCCAAGAAg TACATTCCTGGGACGAAAATGGTGTTTCCTGGATTGAAAAAGCCACAAGATCGTGCCGATCTCATAGCTTATTTGAAGGAAGGTACTGCATAG